A single Catharus ustulatus isolate bCatUst1 chromosome 7, bCatUst1.pri.v2, whole genome shotgun sequence DNA region contains:
- the FZD5 gene encoding frizzled-5 produces the protein MGGRGLPVPLLLGLPLLLGLPAAGRAASKALVCQEITVPMCKGIGYNLTYMPNQFNHDTQDEAGLEVHQFWPLVEIQCSPDLRFFLCSMYTPICLSDYTKPLPPCRSVCERAKAGCSPIMQQYGFAWPERMSCDRLPVLGDTEVLCMGYNHTEATTLPPFFGKPTRPAKDMAKNLTPLDGQRLSGLDCGQTCKCKAPLIPISKESHPLYNRIRTGKVLNCAIPCYQPYFTQDEKTFATFWIGLWSILCFLSTSTTVATFLIDMERFKYPERPIIFLSACYLFVSMGYIVRLVAGHANVACNPEHHHIHYETTGPALCTVVFLLLYFFGMASSIWWVILSLTWFLAAGMKWGNEAIASYSQYFHLAAWLIPSAKSIAVLALSSVDGDPVAGVCYVGNQSLENLRGFVLAPLVVYLFTGSLFLLAGFVSLFRIRSVIKQGGTKTDKLEKLMIRIGIFTVLYTVPATIVIACYIYEQHNREAWEQAHNCSCPGDPHRPKPDYAVFMLKYFMCLVVGITSGVWIWSGKTLESWRRFTTRCCRARKPAGASVYGEASPALVGRTVLPSMASYHKQVPLSHV, from the coding sequence ATGGGCGGCCGGGGGCTGCCggtgccgctgctgctggggctgccgctgctgctggggctgccggCGGCGGGGCGCGCCGCCTCCAAGGCGCTGGTGTGCCAGGAGATCACGGTGCCGATGTGCAAGGGCATCGGCTACAACCTCACCTACATGCCCAACCAGTTCAACCACGACACGCAGGACGAGGCCGGGCTGGAGGTGCACCAGTTCTGGCCGCTGGTGGAGATCCAGTGCTCCCCGGACCTGCgcttcttcctctgcagcatGTACACCCCCATCTGCCTGTCCGACTACACGAAGCCGCTGCCCCCCTGCCGCTCCGTCTGCGAGCGGGCCAAGGCCGGCTGCTCGCCCATCATGCAGCAGTACGGCTTCGCCTGGCCCGAGAGGATGAGCTGCGACCGCCTGCCGGTGCTGGGGGACACCGAGGTGCTTTGCATGGGATACAACCACACGGAAGCCACCACCCTGCCGCCTTTCTTTGGGAAGCCCACGCGCCCTGCCAAGGACATGGCCAAAAACCTGACGCCACTCGATGGGCAGCGCCTCTCAGGGCTGGACTGTGGTCAGACTTGCAAGTGCAAAGCGCCCCTGATCCCCATCTCCAAGGAGTCCCATCCGCTGTACAACCGCATCAGGACTGGGAAGGTACTCAACTGCGCCATCCCCTGCTACCAGCCCTACTTCACCCAGGATGAGAAGACCTTCGCTACCTTCTGGATCGGCCTCTGGTCCATCCTCTGCTTCCTCTCCACCTCAACCACCGTGGCCACCTTCCTCATTGACATGGAGCGCTTCAAGTACCCTGAGCGCCCCATCATCTTCCTCTCTGCCTGCTACCTCTTCGTCTCCATGGGCTACATTGTGCGGCTGGTGGCAGGGCATGCCAATGTGGCTTGCAACCCGGAGCACCACCACATCCATTACGAGACCACAggccctgctctctgcactgtggttttccttctcctctacTTCTTCGGCATGGCCAGCTCCATCTGGTGGGTCATCCTGTCCCTCACCTGGTTCCTGGCTGCTGGCATGAAGTGGGGCAATGAGGCCATTGCTAGCTACTCACAGTACTTCCATCTGGCTGCCTGGCTCATCCCCAGTGCCAAATCCATTGCTGTACTGGCACTGAGCTCTGTGGACGGTGACCCGGTGGCCGGGGTTTGCTATGTGGGCAACCAGAGCCTGGAGAATCTGCGGGGCTTTGTGCTGGCACCACTAGTGGTTTATCTCTTCACCGGCAGCCTCTTCCTGCTGGCCGGCTTCGTCTCGCTCTTTCGCATCCGCAGCGTGATCAAGCAGGGCGGCACCAAAACTGACAAGCTGGAGAAGCTGATGATCCGCATCGGCATCTTCACTGTGCTTTACACTGTGCCTGCCACCATCGTCATTGCCTGCTACATCTACGAGCAGCACAACCGGGAGGCCTGGGAGCAGGCACACAACTGCTCCTGCCCGGGGGACCCTCACCGCCCCAAGCCTGACTATGCTGTCTTCATGCTCAAGTACTTCATGTGCCTTGTGGTGGGGATCACCTCCGGTGTTTGGATCTGGTCTGGCAAGACACTCGAGTCCTGGAGGCGCTTCACCACCCGCTGCTGCCGGGCCAGGAAACCTGCGGGCGCCTCTGTGTACGGTGAGGCCAGCCCGGCACTGGTGGGCAGGACGGTACTGCCCAGTATGGCCTCCTACCACAAGCAGGTCCCACTGTCCCACGTGTGA